One Gammaproteobacteria bacterium DNA segment encodes these proteins:
- a CDS encoding nucleotidyl transferase AbiEii/AbiGii toxin family protein has product MIDLIQKRLDKYSVSNQIEEENALKEIVQEIVLFALWRTGFFEVAAFQGGTSLRILHGLNRFSEDIDFVLREPNPEFHWQPYLDDIAETCEEFGIALEVLDKQRMDNNVKAALIKDTSIANQLNLRFYNQQRGKKLTIKLEIDANPPAGSGFEYTYLSFPVDYEVCHQDLSSNFALKMHALLCRLYLKGRDWYDLNWYIAQGITPKMELLKNALMQYGPWQGQDVNVDRAWLVNALRDKMTSIDWRDAAADVARFLKPIEQKSLQLWSERFYLHKLDQLNERLGGK; this is encoded by the coding sequence ATGATTGATCTGATTCAAAAGCGCCTGGACAAATACAGCGTCTCCAATCAGATTGAGGAAGAGAATGCGCTCAAGGAAATCGTGCAGGAGATTGTCCTATTTGCCCTGTGGCGCACTGGTTTTTTTGAGGTTGCGGCCTTTCAGGGCGGGACAAGTTTGCGGATTTTGCATGGCCTGAACCGCTTCTCGGAAGATATCGACTTTGTCTTGCGTGAACCGAACCCGGAATTTCACTGGCAGCCCTATCTGGACGATATTGCCGAGACCTGTGAAGAATTCGGCATCGCGCTGGAGGTGCTGGATAAACAGCGCATGGATAACAACGTAAAGGCCGCCTTGATTAAGGATACTTCCATTGCGAATCAGTTGAATTTACGTTTTTACAACCAGCAGCGCGGCAAGAAACTGACGATCAAACTGGAAATTGATGCCAATCCACCGGCAGGTTCAGGTTTTGAATATACCTATTTAAGTTTTCCCGTGGATTATGAGGTTTGCCACCAGGACCTGAGCAGTAATTTTGCCTTGAAAATGCATGCCCTGTTATGCCGGCTCTATCTCAAGGGCCGGGACTGGTATGACTTAAACTGGTACATCGCCCAGGGCATTACGCCGAAAATGGAATTGTTAAAGAACGCGCTAATGCAGTATGGGCCCTGGCAGGGCCAGGATGTGAATGTGGATCGTGCCTGGCTGGTCAATGCCTTGCGGGACAAAATGACATCGATTGACTGGCGGGATGCCGCCGCGGATGTGGCGCGGTTTTTAAAGCCAATCGAACAGAAGAGCCTGCAGCTCTGGAGTGAGCGATTTTATCTGCACAAGCTTGACCAATTAAATGAGAGGCTTGGTGGAAAATGA
- a CDS encoding 3'-5' exonuclease produces MYNELLWIFTQLPDDYIVLDTETTGLPDESGSPDIVTLGLTVVRNREIAESVEFKTRPRKRISDEAQAIHGITNDEAAEFASFDSQWSQITEYLKHHLIVIHNASYDWPILLDHGRRYDLTIPSIQGVFCSQKAAIPWAQAVNIPSSRRGPSLDTLAEMFGVENFRAKEGGLHGAEIDSQQTARVVETMRQSASDSI; encoded by the coding sequence ATGTACAACGAGCTGCTTTGGATCTTTACCCAACTGCCGGACGACTACATCGTTCTCGATACCGAAACCACCGGGCTCCCTGACGAAAGCGGCTCGCCGGATATCGTGACGCTTGGCCTCACTGTGGTAAGGAATCGAGAGATTGCAGAATCCGTCGAGTTTAAAACACGACCACGAAAACGCATTTCAGATGAGGCGCAAGCGATACACGGCATTACCAATGATGAGGCGGCAGAGTTCGCTTCCTTTGATTCCCAATGGAGCCAGATTACCGAATACCTGAAGCATCACCTCATCGTGATTCACAATGCCAGTTATGACTGGCCCATCCTGCTGGATCACGGGCGCCGATACGACTTAACGATACCGTCAATTCAAGGTGTGTTTTGCAGTCAGAAAGCAGCCATTCCCTGGGCGCAGGCAGTGAACATTCCGAGCAGTCGCCGAGGCCCATCGCTGGATACCTTGGCGGAGATGTTCGGTGTTGAGAATTTCAGAGCCAAAGAGGGCGGGTTGCACGGGGCGGAGATAGATAGTCAGCAAACTGCTCGAGTGGTGGAAACAATGCGACAATCGGCAAGCGATTCGATATGA
- the istB gene encoding IS21-like element helper ATPase IstB: MIPNASLKERATALKLHGLLSHWEESADAGWVESLIQWEEEERAHRSLERRMKGARLGRFKPLADFDWGWPSRCDRELVSELMRLDFLTEAVNIILVGPNGVGKSTLARNIAHQAVLAGHSVLFTSAGQMLNDLAAQDGDSALKRRLARYARPQLLVVDEVGYLAYSNRHADLLFEIVSRRYEEKSTLVTTNRPFAEWGEVFPNASCVVSLVDRLVHRSEILTIEGESYRLKEAKERQQQQAQRRRAAAKSNKGAQS; this comes from the coding sequence ATGATCCCTAACGCATCCCTGAAAGAACGGGCCACGGCCCTCAAGCTCCATGGCCTGCTGAGCCATTGGGAGGAGAGCGCCGACGCTGGCTGGGTCGAGTCCCTGATCCAGTGGGAAGAGGAGGAACGCGCCCACCGCAGCCTCGAGCGGCGCATGAAAGGGGCGCGGCTGGGCCGCTTCAAACCCCTGGCCGACTTCGACTGGGGCTGGCCCAGCCGCTGCGACCGGGAACTGGTCAGTGAGCTGATGCGCCTCGACTTCCTCACCGAGGCGGTCAATATCATCCTGGTGGGACCCAACGGGGTGGGCAAATCCACCCTGGCCCGCAACATCGCCCATCAAGCGGTGCTGGCCGGCCACAGCGTCCTCTTTACCAGCGCCGGCCAGATGCTCAATGACTTGGCCGCCCAGGACGGCGACAGCGCCCTCAAGCGGCGCCTCGCCCGCTACGCCCGCCCTCAACTCCTGGTGGTCGACGAGGTGGGGTATCTCGCCTACTCCAATCGCCATGCCGATCTGCTGTTCGAGATCGTCTCCCGCCGCTACGAGGAGAAATCCACCCTGGTCACCACCAATCGGCCCTTCGCCGAATGGGGTGAAGTCTTTCCCAACGCCTCCTGCGTGGTCTCCCTCGTGGACCGGCTGGTACACCGCTCCGAGATCCTCACTATCGAAGGTGAATCCTACCGGCTCAAGGAGGCCAAGGAGCGACAGCAGCAACAGGCACAGCGGCGCCGAGCCGCCGCCAAATCCAACAAAGGGGCCCAATCATGA
- the guaB gene encoding IMP dehydrogenase, with product MRISQEALTFDDVLLLPAHSSVLPRDVSLRTRLTRNIELNIPLLAAAMDTVTEARLAIAIAQEGGIGIIHKNMGAEEQAAQVRAVKKYESGVIKDPICVHPGMSIGEVLNITRTHSISGVPVVKGGELVGIVTSRDLRFESHFERPVDTIMTPKDRLVTVREGAEREEVVALLHKYRIEKVLVVDDAFHLRGMITVKDIQKATEFPNACKDEFARLRAGAAVGTGEGTMERVAALVEEGVDVVVVDTAHGHSRGVLDMVSRIKGDFPVLDVIGGNIATGEAARDLVAAGADGVKVGIGPGSICTTRIVAGVGVPQITAVSNVALALEDTDIPLIADGGIRYSGDLAKAIAAGAHSVMIGGLLAGTEEAPGEVELYQGRSYKSYRGMGSLGAMSQREGSSDRYFQEKSDVEKLVPEGIEGRVPYKGTMSNIIHQLLGGLRASMGYTGCADLAEMRSKPSFVRVTNAGMRESHVHDVAITKEAPNYRV from the coding sequence ATGCGCATTTCCCAAGAAGCACTGACATTCGACGATGTTCTCCTGCTGCCCGCCCATTCCTCGGTGCTGCCCCGGGACGTGAGCCTGCGGACCCGCCTGACCCGCAACATCGAACTCAACATCCCGCTCCTGGCCGCGGCCATGGACACGGTGACCGAGGCCCGCCTGGCCATCGCCATCGCCCAGGAAGGGGGGATCGGCATCATCCATAAGAACATGGGGGCCGAGGAACAGGCGGCCCAGGTGAGGGCGGTCAAGAAATACGAGAGCGGCGTCATCAAGGACCCCATCTGTGTCCATCCCGGGATGAGCATCGGCGAGGTGCTGAACATCACCCGCACCCACAGCATCTCGGGGGTGCCGGTGGTCAAGGGCGGCGAGCTGGTGGGCATCGTCACCAGCCGCGACCTGCGCTTCGAGAGCCACTTCGAGAGACCCGTCGACACCATCATGACCCCCAAGGACCGACTGGTGACGGTACGCGAGGGGGCGGAGCGGGAGGAGGTCGTGGCGCTGCTCCACAAGTACCGTATCGAGAAGGTTCTGGTTGTCGACGACGCCTTCCACCTGAGGGGCATGATTACGGTCAAGGATATCCAGAAGGCCACCGAATTCCCCAATGCCTGCAAGGACGAGTTCGCGCGCCTGCGGGCGGGTGCGGCGGTGGGCACCGGCGAGGGCACCATGGAGCGGGTGGCGGCCCTGGTGGAGGAGGGGGTGGACGTGGTGGTGGTGGATACCGCCCACGGCCACTCCCGGGGGGTGCTGGACATGGTGTCCCGCATCAAGGGTGACTTCCCGGTACTCGATGTCATCGGCGGCAACATCGCCACCGGCGAGGCGGCGCGGGACCTCGTGGCCGCGGGGGCGGATGGCGTCAAGGTTGGCATCGGCCCGGGCTCCATCTGCACCACCCGCATCGTGGCCGGCGTGGGGGTGCCCCAGATCACTGCCGTGTCCAACGTGGCCCTCGCCCTCGAGGATACCGACATACCCCTCATCGCCGATGGCGGCATCCGCTACAGCGGCGACCTGGCCAAGGCCATCGCCGCCGGCGCCCATTCGGTGATGATCGGCGGCCTGCTCGCGGGAACGGAGGAGGCGCCCGGCGAGGTGGAACTCTACCAGGGACGCTCCTACAAGTCCTATAGGGGCATGGGGTCCCTGGGCGCCATGAGCCAGCGCGAGGGTTCCAGCGACCGCTACTTCCAGGAGAAGTCGGACGTGGAGAAGCTGGTGCCCGAGGGCATCGAGGGACGCGTGCCCTACAAGGGCACCATGTCCAACATCATCCATCAGCTCCTCGGTGGCCTGCGCGCCAGCATGGGCTATACGGGTTGCGCGGACCTCGCAGAAATGCGCTCCAAGCCCTCCTTCGTGCGGGTCACCAACGCCGGTATGCGGGAGAGCCACGTCCACGACGTGGCGATCACCAAAGAGGCGCCCAACTACCGGGTCTGA
- a CDS encoding RES family NAD+ phosphorylase, with protein MIDIATLPVSEVNESVYRVILSRYPQIHLFERVSNPQDWDVLYAVESLTNPRLRDEVGDIRLVPPEDRVYGDGASWIMAAFTHPPVDGCGGRFNRDFGIYYCAADETVAIAESSFHRARFLRESRIDKTTQEMRVIRAQLGPVTLHDIRQLEGHPIYHPDDYAEAQQFGYALRNAKSFGVHYQSVRAKGECYGVMRARALTDAIHWRYLRYHYDQGSIVNVESLDGSGRR; from the coding sequence GTGATCGATATCGCGACTTTACCCGTTAGCGAGGTGAATGAATCGGTCTATCGGGTCATTCTGTCGCGCTATCCCCAGATCCACCTGTTCGAGCGCGTTTCAAATCCACAGGATTGGGACGTGCTCTATGCCGTGGAGTCCCTCACCAACCCCAGGCTGCGAGATGAAGTCGGTGACATTCGACTGGTGCCACCGGAAGACCGAGTCTATGGCGATGGTGCGTCCTGGATCATGGCGGCCTTCACCCACCCGCCGGTAGATGGTTGCGGCGGTCGCTTCAACCGGGATTTCGGCATCTATTACTGCGCCGCAGATGAGACGGTCGCCATCGCCGAATCCTCCTTCCATCGGGCACGTTTCCTGAGAGAATCCAGAATCGACAAGACCACCCAGGAGATGCGCGTAATCCGCGCGCAACTGGGGCCTGTCACCCTGCATGATATACGACAGCTTGAAGGGCATCCCATTTACCACCCCGATGACTACGCTGAAGCCCAGCAGTTCGGTTACGCGTTACGAAATGCCAAAAGTTTCGGCGTTCACTACCAAAGCGTGAGAGCAAAAGGAGAGTGCTACGGGGTGATGCGGGCCCGGGCACTCACTGACGCCATTCACTGGCGCTATCTGCGTTACCACTATGACCAGGGATCAATCGTCAATGTTGAATCCCTGGACGGCAGTGGCAGGAGGTGA
- the istA gene encoding IS21 family transposase: MAISKEQEAQILRYHYVEKWRVGTIASQLGVHHNVVNRVLSQAGMPKVERTAQASMIDPYLPFITDTLAQFPRLTASRLYGMVRERGYPGGPDHFRHQLACYRPRPQPEAFLRLKTLPGEQSQVDWGHFGKLTIGRATHALMAFVMVLSYSRRIFVRFFLGAKMANFLRGHEAAFTAWNGLPKVLLYDNLKSAVLERQGEAIRFHPTLLEFAAHYRFEPRPVAVARGNEKGRVERAIRTVRDNFWAARQWTDLDDLNAQAEAWCNGWAMDRPCPEDRALSVRQAFEQEPLLALPHNPYPTDERVEVHIGKTPYARFERNDYSVPHTHVRRTLTASASPTEVRILDGGDVIARHPRSYDKGRQIEQPEHIEALVQIKRQARHHRGQDHLAQAAPASRQLLVQAAERGDNLGAITAALLRLLDAYGAPELEAAIQESLAQGVAHPNGVRIALQRRREARNQPPRVGVRIDHARARGLVVRTHDLGGYDALQSTPPETEDDTQEEPK, encoded by the coding sequence TTGGCCATCAGTAAAGAACAAGAGGCGCAGATCCTGCGCTATCACTACGTCGAGAAGTGGCGGGTGGGCACCATTGCCAGCCAGTTGGGCGTACATCACAACGTCGTCAATCGGGTGCTCTCCCAGGCCGGCATGCCGAAGGTCGAGCGGACTGCGCAGGCGTCGATGATCGATCCTTATCTGCCGTTCATCACCGACACCCTGGCCCAGTTCCCCAGGCTCACCGCCAGCCGCCTCTACGGCATGGTGCGTGAACGGGGCTACCCCGGTGGCCCCGACCACTTCCGCCACCAGCTCGCCTGTTACCGGCCACGCCCCCAGCCCGAGGCCTTTCTGCGCCTGAAGACCCTCCCTGGCGAACAGAGCCAAGTCGACTGGGGCCATTTCGGCAAGCTCACCATCGGCCGCGCAACCCATGCCCTGATGGCCTTTGTCATGGTGCTCAGCTACTCCCGGCGGATCTTTGTACGCTTCTTCCTCGGTGCCAAGATGGCCAACTTCCTGCGCGGCCACGAGGCGGCCTTCACCGCCTGGAACGGCCTGCCCAAGGTCCTGCTCTACGACAACCTCAAAAGCGCCGTGCTGGAGCGCCAGGGTGAGGCCATCCGTTTCCATCCCACCTTGCTCGAGTTCGCCGCCCACTACCGCTTCGAGCCCCGTCCGGTGGCGGTGGCCCGGGGCAACGAGAAGGGGCGGGTGGAGCGCGCCATCCGTACGGTACGCGATAACTTCTGGGCGGCGCGCCAATGGACCGATCTCGATGATCTCAACGCCCAGGCCGAGGCCTGGTGCAACGGCTGGGCCATGGACCGGCCCTGTCCGGAGGACCGTGCCCTCTCGGTGCGCCAGGCCTTTGAGCAGGAGCCCCTGCTGGCGCTGCCCCATAACCCCTATCCCACCGACGAGCGGGTCGAGGTCCACATCGGCAAGACCCCTTACGCGCGCTTCGAGCGCAACGACTACAGCGTGCCCCACACCCATGTGCGCCGCACCCTCACCGCTTCGGCCTCCCCCACCGAGGTGCGGATCCTCGACGGCGGGGACGTCATCGCCCGCCACCCGCGCAGCTACGACAAGGGCCGGCAGATCGAACAGCCGGAACACATCGAGGCGCTGGTCCAGATCAAACGCCAGGCCCGACATCATCGCGGCCAGGACCACCTGGCCCAGGCCGCACCGGCCAGCCGGCAGTTACTGGTCCAGGCCGCCGAGCGCGGCGACAACCTCGGCGCCATCACCGCAGCCCTGCTGCGCCTCCTCGATGCCTACGGCGCCCCCGAGCTGGAAGCGGCCATCCAGGAGAGCCTGGCCCAGGGGGTGGCCCACCCCAATGGCGTGCGTATCGCCCTGCAGCGTAGACGCGAGGCGAGAAACCAGCCGCCCCGGGTGGGGGTACGCATCGACCACGCGCGTGCCAGAGGGCTGGTGGTACGCACCCATGATCTGGGCGGCTACGACGCCTTGCAGTCCACCCCGCCCGAAACCGAAGACGATACCCAGGAGGAGCCCAAATGA
- a CDS encoding magnesium transporter: MRPVKAAVNVMASREEVVELLDQHRLTDVPVVDLDGRLVGAVRPQNLVAAAEDEASAAIQTMVGVSRDERALSGVGFAVRKRLPWLHINLATAFLAAAVVGLFEDTIAANTALAVLLPVVAGQSGNTGAQALAVTMRGLALREIRMRHWLRVVTKEALAGLWNGLAIALTTGAGCGCGAVLPPWPPSSPSPWCCP; encoded by the coding sequence ATGCGCCCGGTGAAGGCCGCGGTGAACGTCATGGCCTCCCGCGAGGAAGTGGTGGAACTGCTGGACCAGCATCGACTCACCGACGTGCCGGTGGTGGACCTGGACGGCCGCCTGGTGGGCGCGGTACGGCCCCAGAACCTGGTGGCGGCGGCCGAGGACGAGGCCAGCGCCGCCATCCAGACCATGGTGGGCGTGAGCCGCGACGAGCGCGCCCTGTCCGGCGTCGGCTTCGCCGTGCGCAAGCGTCTGCCGTGGTTGCACATCAACCTCGCCACGGCCTTCCTGGCGGCCGCCGTGGTGGGGTTGTTCGAGGACACCATAGCCGCCAACACCGCGCTGGCCGTGCTGCTGCCGGTGGTGGCTGGCCAGTCGGGCAACACCGGGGCCCAGGCCCTGGCCGTCACCATGCGCGGGCTGGCGCTACGGGAGATCCGCATGCGCCATTGGCTGCGGGTGGTCACCAAGGAGGCCCTGGCGGGGTTATGGAACGGCCTGGCCATCGCGCTGACCACCGGGGCGGGGTGTGGCTGCGGAGCGGTTCTACCACCCTGGCCGCCGTCATCGCCATCTCCATGGTGCTGTCCATGA
- a CDS encoding PAS domain-containing protein, which translates to MSGFASAGALVDNYGMTLFDRVHTGLALLDPEDGCILRGNRCLAAWLGCAPEVLAGLAPEAWLTGDVARLRGALGRSEPTSVSGLRLRPQDPQCEPRAVELGISPGEGSEAEVLATVQAAPGADAGHAVYAQTFTRNTAPKLLIDPDDGAIVDANPAAEAMYGYAVDELRRMRIQEINTLSPGAVQTEMARAASESRRFFRFRHRVRSGAILDVEVYSGPVELDGRTYLYSIIHDATETRRYEHELEFYSELFRNLPVGVYRNTPGPDGHFLRLNPAMLELFDADSEEQLRATPARKLYMDPDAREALSRELEQEGRVNGRELSLCTLRGRPLRARLSAHRMQDAEGRTVFDGVIEDVSAAHASELFRSRLLTAVAEGV; encoded by the coding sequence ATGAGCGGATTCGCGTCCGCCGGCGCCTTGGTCGACAATTACGGCATGACCCTGTTTGACCGTGTACACACTGGGCTGGCGCTGCTGGATCCGGAGGACGGCTGCATTCTTCGCGGCAATCGCTGCCTGGCGGCGTGGCTGGGTTGCGCGCCGGAGGTGCTGGCCGGGCTGGCGCCGGAGGCGTGGCTGACCGGCGATGTCGCGCGCCTGCGCGGCGCGCTCGGGCGCTCGGAGCCGACGAGCGTATCGGGCCTCCGGCTGCGCCCGCAGGATCCGCAATGCGAGCCCCGGGCTGTCGAGTTGGGGATCTCGCCGGGCGAGGGCAGCGAGGCCGAGGTGCTGGCCACCGTGCAGGCCGCGCCGGGCGCAGACGCGGGGCATGCGGTCTACGCCCAGACCTTCACCCGCAACACCGCGCCCAAGCTGCTGATTGACCCGGACGACGGTGCGATCGTGGATGCCAATCCGGCGGCTGAGGCCATGTACGGATACGCTGTGGACGAACTGCGCCGGATGCGGATCCAGGAGATCAATACGCTGTCGCCGGGAGCGGTGCAGACCGAGATGGCGCGCGCGGCCTCGGAGAGCCGGCGTTTCTTTCGCTTCCGTCATCGTGTGCGCAGTGGAGCGATCCTGGATGTGGAGGTATATTCCGGGCCGGTCGAACTGGATGGCCGGACCTACCTGTATTCGATCATCCACGATGCGACCGAGACCCGGCGCTACGAGCACGAGCTGGAGTTCTACAGCGAGCTGTTCCGCAACCTGCCGGTGGGGGTCTACCGCAACACCCCGGGACCGGACGGCCACTTCCTGCGCCTGAACCCCGCGATGCTCGAGCTGTTCGATGCAGATTCCGAAGAACAGTTGCGGGCGACCCCGGCACGCAAACTGTATATGGATCCGGATGCGCGCGAGGCGCTGAGCCGGGAGCTGGAGCAGGAAGGCCGGGTCAACGGGCGCGAGCTGTCGCTGTGCACCCTCCGGGGGCGCCCGCTCCGCGCGCGCCTCAGTGCCCACCGCATGCAGGATGCCGAGGGTCGGACGGTATTCGACGGGGTGATCGAGGATGTCAGCGCGGCGCATGCCAGCGAGCTGTTCCGCTCCCGCTTGCTGACCGCGGTGGCCGAGGGGGTGTAG
- a CDS encoding MbcA/ParS/Xre antitoxin family protein, whose amino-acid sequence MIAQAEQLLRRGSSVNSSLLPAIFNILSQWRLTGAQQMTLLGLSNEKTLYNWKSQPEKAKLTRDLLERASYILGIYKSLQILLPDQALADKWLVTPNDNPLFNGSAPLDRLLAGQVTDLAVVRDFLDAERGGW is encoded by the coding sequence ATGATCGCTCAAGCCGAACAACTGCTGCGACGTGGTTCCAGTGTCAACAGTTCACTGCTGCCGGCGATTTTCAATATCTTAAGCCAATGGCGCCTGACCGGTGCCCAGCAGATGACCCTATTGGGGCTCAGCAACGAGAAGACCCTCTATAACTGGAAGAGCCAGCCGGAAAAGGCCAAGCTGACACGGGATCTACTGGAGCGGGCCAGCTATATCCTGGGGATCTATAAGTCCTTGCAAATCCTGTTGCCCGATCAGGCATTGGCCGACAAGTGGCTGGTTACCCCCAATGACAATCCGCTGTTCAACGGCTCAGCGCCGCTGGATCGCTTGCTGGCCGGGCAGGTGACAGACCTGGCCGTCGTTAGGGACTTCCTCGATGCGGAGCGGGGTGGTTGGTGA
- a CDS encoding CBS domain-containing protein — protein MMPAIAADTLARLETAVAAEILFRMPNETAVLVMRALPRALHNGLFRAMPRASALRLRVQMRYPEALIGSLVDPDAVSLLPEQRVADALRLMRGGRQRVSHQLYMVTGERRLIGYVELTRLIAARERTPLSRLVQPAPLTSNARAPLHTAEDLDIWLEFDSLPVVDRRGTFQGVLRREAIRRKGRSLLSGISSEREFGRTRTALADIFWLAVGSLLAPATPQPPVDRRDD, from the coding sequence ATGATGCCGGCCATTGCCGCCGATACCCTGGCCCGGCTGGAGACGGCGGTCGCTGCCGAGATCCTGTTCCGCATGCCCAACGAGACGGCGGTGCTGGTGATGCGGGCCCTGCCCCGTGCCCTCCACAACGGCCTGTTTCGCGCCATGCCCCGCGCCTCGGCCCTGCGCCTGCGGGTGCAGATGCGCTACCCCGAGGCCCTCATCGGCAGCCTGGTGGACCCCGACGCCGTCAGCCTGCTGCCGGAGCAGCGGGTGGCCGATGCCCTGCGCCTGATGCGCGGCGGGCGCCAGCGGGTGTCTCACCAACTCTACATGGTGACCGGGGAGCGCCGCCTCATTGGCTACGTGGAACTCACCCGCCTCATCGCTGCCCGCGAGCGCACGCCGCTGTCGCGGCTGGTGCAGCCGGCGCCCCTGACATCGAACGCCCGAGCACCGCTGCACACCGCCGAGGATTTGGACATCTGGCTCGAGTTCGATAGCCTGCCCGTGGTGGACCGCCGCGGCACCTTCCAGGGCGTGCTGCGGCGCGAGGCCATCCGCCGGAAGGGGCGCTCGCTGCTGTCGGGCATCTCCTCGGAGCGGGAGTTCGGCCGCACCCGCACCGCCCTGGCCGACATCTTCTGGCTCGCGGTGGGCTCGCTGCTGGCCCCCGCGACCCCGCAACCCCCGGTGGACAGGAGAGATGACTGA
- the guaA gene encoding glutamine-hydrolyzing GMP synthase, which yields MTDIHADRILILDFGSQYTQLIARRVREAGVYSEIHPYGVDGAFLAHYRPSGIILSGGPESVGSDAAMEAPAEVFELGVPVLGICYGMQTMAAQLGGGVEPSSHREFGHAQVRARGHSRLLRDIEDHASPEGYGLLDVWMSHGDRVSGLPTGFKMIASSDNSPIAGMADEEQGFYGLQFHPEVTHTHQGQRIIERFVHEICGCARLWTAEHIVDDLVARVREQVGADKVLLGLSGGVDSAVVAALLHKAIGSQLTCVFVDNGLLRLNEGDQVMATFAQHMGVNVIRVDAEERFLAALAGEDDPERKRKIIGNLFIEIFEEQAVKLTAVDWLAQGTIYPDVIESAGAGGKAHVIKSHHNVGGLPERMKMKLVEPLRELFKDEVRKLGTELGLPFDMVYRHPFPGPGLGVRILGAVKKEYADLLRRADHIFIEELRAQGLYDKVSQAFAVFLPVRSVGVMGDSRRYDYVVALRAVETLDFMTARYAHLPHEFLARVANRIINEVDGISRVAYDISGKPPATIEWE from the coding sequence ATGACAGATATCCATGCGGATCGCATCCTGATCCTGGACTTTGGTTCCCAGTACACCCAGCTCATCGCCCGCCGCGTGCGGGAGGCGGGGGTGTATTCGGAGATCCACCCCTACGGCGTCGACGGGGCCTTCCTCGCGCACTACCGGCCGAGCGGCATCATCCTCTCCGGGGGGCCCGAGTCGGTGGGCAGCGACGCCGCCATGGAGGCGCCCGCCGAGGTCTTCGAACTGGGGGTGCCGGTGCTGGGGATCTGCTACGGCATGCAGACCATGGCGGCCCAGCTGGGGGGCGGGGTGGAGCCCAGCAGCCACCGCGAGTTCGGCCACGCCCAGGTGCGGGCGCGGGGCCATTCCCGGCTGCTGCGGGACATCGAGGACCACGCCAGCCCCGAGGGCTACGGGCTGCTGGACGTGTGGATGAGCCATGGCGACCGCGTCAGCGGCCTGCCGACGGGCTTCAAGATGATCGCCAGCAGCGACAACTCGCCCATCGCCGGCATGGCGGACGAGGAGCAGGGCTTCTACGGCCTGCAGTTCCATCCGGAGGTGACCCACACCCACCAAGGCCAGCGCATCATCGAGCGCTTCGTTCACGAGATCTGCGGCTGCGCCCGGCTGTGGACCGCCGAGCACATCGTGGACGATCTGGTGGCACGGGTGCGGGAGCAGGTGGGCGCGGACAAGGTGCTGCTGGGCCTGTCCGGGGGCGTGGATTCCGCCGTCGTGGCGGCCCTGCTGCACAAGGCCATCGGCAGCCAGCTCACCTGCGTGTTCGTGGACAACGGCCTGCTGCGTCTCAACGAGGGCGACCAGGTGATGGCCACCTTCGCCCAGCACATGGGGGTGAACGTCATCCGGGTGGATGCCGAGGAGCGCTTCCTGGCGGCCCTGGCGGGGGAGGACGACCCCGAGCGCAAGCGCAAGATCATCGGCAACCTGTTCATCGAGATCTTCGAGGAGCAGGCCGTAAAGCTCACCGCGGTGGACTGGCTGGCCCAGGGCACCATCTACCCGGACGTCATCGAGTCGGCGGGCGCGGGTGGCAAGGCCCACGTCATCAAGTCCCACCATAACGTGGGCGGCCTGCCGGAACGCATGAAGATGAAGCTGGTGGAGCCCCTGCGGGAGTTGTTCAAGGACGAGGTGCGCAAGCTCGGCACCGAACTCGGCCTGCCCTTCGACATGGTCTATCGCCACCCCTTCCCCGGGCCCGGCCTGGGGGTGCGCATTCTCGGCGCCGTAAAGAAGGAATACGCCGATCTGCTGCGCCGCGCCGACCATATCTTCATCGAGGAGCTGCGGGCCCAGGGGCTCTACGACAAGGTGAGCCAGGCCTTCGCCGTGTTCCTGCCGGTGCGCTCCGTGGGGGTCATGGGCGACAGCCGCCGCTACGACTACGTGGTGGCCCTGCGCGCCGTGGAGACCCTGGACTTCATGACCGCCCGCTACGCCCACCTGCCCCACGAGTTCCTCGCCCGGGTGGCCAACCGCATCATCAACGAAGTGGATGGCATCTCCCGCGTGGCCTACGACATCTCCGGCAAGCCCCCGGCCACCATCGAGTGGGAGTAG
- a CDS encoding diacylglycerol kinase: protein MAASGNTGFRRILRAWVYSGRGLRAALRHEAALRQELVLVAIAVPLAMGLGQTRVERALLVGSVLLVLVVELLNSAVEAAIDRFGDERHPLSARAKPNRLI, encoded by the coding sequence ATGGCCGCAAGCGGTAACACGGGCTTTCGACGCATCCTGCGCGCGTGGGTCTACTCCGGGCGCGGGTTGCGGGCTGCCCTGCGCCACGAGGCGGCACTTCGCCAGGAGCTTGTTCTGGTGGCGATCGCCGTGCCATTGGCAATGGGGTTGGGGCAGACCCGGGTGGAGCGCGCGCTGCTGGTGGGCAGTGTGCTGCTGGTCCTGGTGGTGGAGCTGCTCAATTCGGCGGTGGAGGCGGCCATCGACCGCTTCGGCGACGAGCGCCACCCGCTGTCGGCGCGCGCCAAGCCCAATCGATTGATTTAA